In Blattabacterium cuenoti, the genomic window CTCAATCTGTTAAACCAGGAAAAAAATTGAAAAAAAATCAGATTATATTTTTGAAACTAGAAGAATGAAAAAATTATTAAAAGATGTTTTAAAAAAAGTACATGTGTTAAAAATGATAGGCAAAAATACTTCTAAATTTATAGAAGGAATTTCTATTAATTCAAAAATAGTACAGGACAATATGATTTTTGTAGCCAAAAAAGGAAAAATAACAGATGGACATAAATTTATTATAGATGCTATACAAAAAGGTGCTAGTACTATAATTTGTGAAAAAAATCCTTTTTATATTCATAAACATATCACTTATGTACTCGTTCCTGATTCCATGGAAGCTTTAGGGATTATATCATCTAATTTTTATGATCATCCTACAAAAAAAATAAAATTAATAGGAATTACCGGAACGAATGGAAAAACCTCTGTAGCTACTATACTTCATCAGTTATTTTCTAAAATGGGAGAAAAAAATATTCTGATTTCTACTATGGGTATAAAAATATTATCTAGAAAATATCCTACTACACATACAACTCCGAATATTATTGAAATTAATAAATATTTAAATATTTCAATACAAAAAGGATGCAAATATGCTTTTATGGAAGTAAGTTCACATGGAATACATCAAAAAAGAGTTGCAGAATTGTTATTTAAAGGAGGAGTTTTTACTAATATAACACATGATCACTTAGATTATCATAGATCTTTTGATCATTATTTATCTACCAAAAGGCTTTTTTTTGAAAATTTATCTAAAAAAGCTTTTGCATTAATTAATTCCGATGATGAAAATTCGCATAAAATAATAAAAAAAACTTTAGCTAAAACCTATTTTTATAGTATAGAAAAAAATTCAGATTTTAAAATTAAAATTATAAAAGAAAATATTCATGGAAATCAATTCCTAATTGATGGTCATAAAGTTTTTACCCATTTGATAGGAAGATTTAATATTTATAATCTATTAGCTAGTTACGCTACAGCCATCTTATTAGGTAAAAAAAAAGATAATATTCTGAAACAAATACAATATATTAAACCCATAAAAGGACGTTTTGAGCAATTTTTATCCAGTTCAGGAATTCATATTATTGTAGATTATGCACACAATCCAGATGGATTAAAATCCATTTTGAATACTATTAAAACAATCAAAAAAAATGATGAAAAATTAATTTGTGTCATAGGTTGTGGAGGAAATAGAGATATAAAAAAACGTTCTTTAATGGGTAAAATTGTTTATGAAACATGTGATATCTCTATTTTTACATCCGATAATCCTAGAAATGAGGATTTAAATAAAATATTCAATGATATGAAAAATTTTAAATCATATCTAAAAAAAAAATCTATTTTAACCTTTGTGAGACGAAAAGAAGCTATTCAAACTGCAATTCAAATTGCCAAAAAAAAAGATATTATTCTAATAGCTGGAAAAGGACATGAAACTTTTCAAGAAATTAAGGGAATACGTTATTCTTTTAATGACATGAAAATAGCTAAAAATTTGTTAAAAACTTACGATAAGTAAGATGATTAATTTTTTTATCAATAACAATTCTGTTTTTTACAGAGCTATTTTAGCTTTTTTTTTATCGTTTTGTATGGCTTTGATTTTGTATCAAAGAATTATATGTTGGAATCAAAAAAATAGTATTATAGGAGAAAAAATACGAGATCTTGGACTTTTTGGTCAAAAAGAAAAAGAAGGGACTCCAACAATGGGAGGTGTTGTTCTTATATTTTCCACATTAATTTCTACAATATTTTTTTCTACTTTGAATAACATATATGTATTAATGTTGATTATGACTACATTGTATATGGGTTGTATTGGATTTATAGATGATTATATTAAAATAAAATATAATAAAAAAGGACTTAGTATTATGGGTAAAATATTAAGTCAGATTCTGTTA contains:
- a CDS encoding UDP-N-acetylmuramoyl-L-alanyl-D-glutamate--2,6-diaminopimelate ligase, yielding MKKLLKDVLKKVHVLKMIGKNTSKFIEGISINSKIVQDNMIFVAKKGKITDGHKFIIDAIQKGASTIICEKNPFYIHKHITYVLVPDSMEALGIISSNFYDHPTKKIKLIGITGTNGKTSVATILHQLFSKMGEKNILISTMGIKILSRKYPTTHTTPNIIEINKYLNISIQKGCKYAFMEVSSHGIHQKRVAELLFKGGVFTNITHDHLDYHRSFDHYLSTKRLFFENLSKKAFALINSDDENSHKIIKKTLAKTYFYSIEKNSDFKIKIIKENIHGNQFLIDGHKVFTHLIGRFNIYNLLASYATAILLGKKKDNILKQIQYIKPIKGRFEQFLSSSGIHIIVDYAHNPDGLKSILNTIKTIKKNDEKLICVIGCGGNRDIKKRSLMGKIVYETCDISIFTSDNPRNEDLNKIFNDMKNFKSYLKKKSILTFVRRKEAIQTAIQIAKKKDIILIAGKGHETFQEIKGIRYSFNDMKIAKNLLKTYDK